One genomic window of Elaeis guineensis isolate ETL-2024a chromosome 2, EG11, whole genome shotgun sequence includes the following:
- the LOC105035857 gene encoding uncharacterized protein: MSMSKGSKMLQYVNYRMRVTIQDGRQLVGKFMAFDRHMNLVLGDCEEFRKLPPAKKGGEEREDRRTLGLVLLRGEEVVSMTVEGPPPPDESRAKAQAAAAALAGPGLGRAAGRGVPTAPLIQAQPGLAGPVRGVGGPAPGMMQPQLSRPPVPQLSAPPVSYPQVVRPPQMPGFPPAPVGARPPVGPLQFTARPGAPPAPFPVPPPQFGQRPMGPPPQIMRGPPPPPPPRPIMPAPPPPRPGMPAGGVFAPPRPGMPPPPPPNPQQPPQNPQQ, from the coding sequence ATGTCGATGTCGAAGGGGTCGAAGATGCTGCAATACGTCAACTACCGGATGCGGGTTACGATCCAGGACGGGCGGCAGCTGGTGGGGAAGTTCATGGCCTTCGACCGGCACATGAACCTCGTCCTCGGCGACTGCGAGGAGTTCCGCAAACTTCCCCCAGCCAAGAAAGGTGGCGAAGAGCGTGAGGATCGCCGCACCCTCGGCCTCGTCCTCCTCCGTGGCGAGGAGGTCGTCTCCATGACCGTCGAGGGCCCCCCTCCCCCCGACGAGTCTCGCGCCAAGGCCCAGGCTGCCGCCGCCGCCCTCGCCGGCCCCGGCCTCGGCCGCGCGGCCGGCCGCGGCGTCCCCACTGCTCCCCTCATCCAGGCCCAGCCTGGCCTTGCTGGCCCCGTCCGCGGCGTCGGAGGCCCCGCCCCTGGCATGATGCAGCCCCAGCTCTCCCGACCCCCGGTGCCCCAGCTCTCCGCCCCGCCCGTCTCCTACCCGCAGGTCGTCCGCCCCCCGCAGATGCCCGGCTTCCCCCCAGCCCCCGTGGGCGCCCGCCCTCCCGTGGGCCCCCTGCAGTTCACCGCCAGGCCAGGGGCGCCGCCCGCGCCTTTCCCTGTGCCGCCGCCCCAGTTCGGGCAGCGCCCAATGGGCCCGCCACCTCAGATCATGCGCGGCccgccgccaccgccgccgccgaGGCCCATCATGCCGGCTCCTCCGCCCCCCAGGCCTGGGATGCCGGCAGGTGGGGTGTTTGCCCCGCCGAGACCTGGGATGCCGCCCCCACCACCGCCCAACCCGCAGCAGCCTCCTCAGAACCCACAGCAGTAG